A genome region from Streptomyces pratensis includes the following:
- a CDS encoding helix-turn-helix domain-containing protein produces MDSDATHRVLDPERDPAALKALTHPLRLKLLGLLRLHGPATASELAVRTSESSASTSYHLRVLAKYAFVAEAEHRDGRERRWQAVHSVTSADNAAMLATPAGRAMLVLVRRRQLEHLQQTIEQHEADIDAGRLGEEWHDPSGIDDLMPRLTPESLRELRDAMTAKLAELTAGDEQDPRARQVVLLTAGLPLAPGTPGVPGGQDAAGRHGTPSAQGTPSTPGAPDTSGAAPVADAASDAGSTQ; encoded by the coding sequence ATGGACAGCGACGCGACGCACCGTGTACTCGATCCCGAGCGGGACCCGGCGGCACTGAAGGCGCTCACTCATCCCCTGCGCCTCAAGCTGCTCGGCCTGCTGCGGCTGCACGGTCCCGCCACCGCGAGCGAACTGGCGGTCAGGACCTCGGAGTCGTCCGCCTCGACCAGCTACCACCTCCGGGTGCTCGCCAAGTACGCCTTCGTCGCGGAGGCGGAGCACCGTGACGGACGTGAGCGACGCTGGCAGGCCGTGCACTCCGTCACCTCGGCGGACAACGCGGCCATGCTGGCCACGCCCGCGGGCCGGGCCATGCTGGTGCTGGTTAGACGCCGGCAGCTCGAGCATCTGCAGCAGACGATCGAGCAGCACGAGGCGGACATCGACGCGGGGCGGCTCGGTGAGGAGTGGCACGACCCCTCGGGGATCGACGACCTGATGCCGCGGCTGACGCCGGAGTCGCTGCGTGAACTCCGCGACGCGATGACGGCCAAGCTCGCGGAACTGACGGCGGGCGACGAGCAGGACCCCCGGGCCAGGCAGGTCGTGCTGCTCACCGCCGGACTCCCGCTGGCCCCGGGCACCCCTGGCGTCCCTGGCGGGCAGGACGCGGCGGGCCGGCATGGCACCCCGAGCGCGCAGGGCACCCCCAGCACGCCTGGCGCACCGGACACCTCGGGGGCCGCACCGGTCGCCGATGCGGCCTCCGACGCCGGAAGCACCCAGTGA